Part of the Deltaproteobacteria bacterium genome is shown below.
ATCATCCTGGTCATCGTCCTGATTATCTTCGGAGCCAACAAGCTTCCGGAAATAGGTTCGGGCATGGGGCGGGCCATCAAAAATTTCAAAAAAGCGACCAGCGAACCCGAAGAAATCGACGTTTCGCCCAATTCCGAATCCAAGGACGATCCGGACAAAAAAGCCTGATCACCGCCCTCTTGGCCCCCCAATCCCGGTTTCACCGGGATTTTTTATTTCAAGCCGCCGGCAGGCTATTTGATCTCAATGTCCAGTCCCTGAGCCTTGGCTGCGTCACGCAACCGGATGACCAGGGCATCCTTTCGCTTGGCCTGGATTTTCCAGACACCGACCAAGCCACCTGGTCCCATTTCCACTCCGGTCAGGGCCCGTTGTCCGATTTCAGCCGTCCAACCGTCCAGCATGCGATCAAATTCCATGGGGCCCATGCTGGACAACCAGCCCGAAACGCTGACGGTCAGGGCGTCACCCCCCATCCGGCCCTCGGACCGAGAAAAAAAACCCTTCCATAAATACCACCACATTTCTTCGAGTGTCCTGGCCGTGCGAACCGATTTCCAGGTTCCATGGGTCAGCACGCCCGTCCAGGAACCCGGAGGCTCCTGGCGCAGCTCCAGGACCGGCACGTCCGGACCGGCCGAGGATACGGGGCGCAGCCCGGAAATCATCTGCAGGGGTTCCAGCCGCCGCGTGCGGGACGGGTCCACGCCAAGAAGGCGCAACACATACGACCTGGGGCTGGAGACGGTGTACAACACACCCATTTCGGCCAAGCGCCGCCGGATTCCGGCCGTGTCCGCGTGTACGTCCAAAACAATGCTTCCCTCGGTGGCATTGGCCGGAACGGACAACTCGTTGTAATCAAGGATCAGAGTCGAGCGCTCCGCGACCAGAACGCGGGCAACGGCGGCCAGACGTTCCGGGGGCAGGGTGACGTCCACGATGTCGCGCACGGTTTGGGCCATGGCCTGCTCCAATCCTTTTTCGATCAACCGCTCGCGAGTGGTCGCATCGACGCCAGGAGCCAGCACCACCCGTTGCCCGGCCATGGCGGGGACCGTCAGCAACACGCAACACACCATCAAGAAAAAACATTTCATCGCCGCACTCATCCTCCGTGAAGCCCTTACTCCCCAGGTTGGTCCAGAAATACCCTGGCGCGGGCAATCATGCCGTCCACCTCGCCTGGAGCGAACCAGGCAATGTCCGCGTCCTTGCGAAACCATGTCAACTGCCGCTTGGCATAGGCGCGGGTATTGCGCAACCAGACCGTCTTGGCTTCATCCAGGCAAACGCCATCCAACAACACGGACAAGAGCTCCGGGCAGCCAATCCCCGAAAAACCTGGAGCCGAGCGGTTCGGATGGGCGGCGTGGACCCGGGCAACCTCGTCCATGGCTCCCAAATCCAGCATGAGATCGATGCGTTGGGCCAAGCGCGGCGCCAGGGTGTC
Proteins encoded:
- a CDS encoding twin-arginine translocase TatA/TatE family subunit, whose protein sequence is MFGIGIPELLIILVIVLIIFGANKLPEIGSGMGRAIKNFKKATSEPEEIDVSPNSESKDDPDKKA